In one Corallococcus sp. EGB genomic region, the following are encoded:
- the lexA gene encoding transcriptional repressor LexA, with translation MEELTERQREILTFIVKETEVRGFPPTIREIGEHMDIRSTNGVNDHLKALERKGYLTRGEQQSRSLVPTKRARLLLGLGMKSRESGMVEIPLLGKVAAGAPALAQEHMEDSVKIDSFLLGGVNGREVFALRVKGQSMIDDGIHDGDYLFVKKTPSAQPGEIVVALIEDEATVKRYYPEADRIRFQPANATMQPIYVNRSDFRSTMILGQVVGVYRKLQGGRT, from the coding sequence ATGGAAGAGCTCACGGAGCGCCAGCGCGAGATCCTGACCTTCATCGTGAAGGAGACGGAGGTCCGGGGCTTCCCACCGACCATCCGGGAGATTGGGGAGCACATGGACATCCGCTCGACCAACGGGGTGAACGACCACCTGAAGGCCCTGGAGCGCAAGGGCTACCTGACGCGCGGGGAGCAACAGAGCCGCTCGCTGGTGCCCACCAAGCGGGCGAGGCTGCTGTTGGGCCTGGGGATGAAGAGCCGGGAGTCCGGCATGGTGGAGATCCCCCTGCTGGGCAAGGTGGCGGCGGGTGCGCCGGCGCTGGCGCAGGAGCACATGGAGGACTCGGTCAAGATCGACAGCTTCCTCCTGGGCGGGGTGAACGGCCGGGAGGTGTTCGCGCTGAGGGTCAAGGGCCAGTCGATGATCGACGACGGCATCCACGACGGGGACTACCTCTTCGTGAAGAAGACGCCGTCGGCGCAGCCGGGTGAGATCGTGGTGGCGCTCATCGAGGACGAGGCCACGGTGAAGCGCTACTACCCGGAGGCGGATCGGATCCGCTTCCAGCCGGCGAACGCGACGATGCAGCCCATCTACGTGAACCGCTCCGACTTCCGCTCCACGATGATCCTGGGGCAGGTGGTGGGCGTGTACCGGAAGCTGCAGGGCGGCCGGACGTAA
- a CDS encoding response regulator translates to MSDLRHTLLFVDDEADVLDILSRMFQRRYRVLTAPHGKAALEILRTESVDVLVTDQRMPEMTGIDLVNAARAEGIDVTTLLLTAYTDPQDIIAAINQGQVYRYVTKPWDVNDLLITVKNAVEFAQLKKDKEKLIRQLHQRVEALFVLYEVSRASANDPASYDAIIDRVLTAVARVLPYDCGAALIAPDGQRGATLRLRCVGNVGEEALLGVKESMLGAYRKSSGLTLPEDRVITRVTGTTTKDSASPVVYPNQLTVNLTAAGKPVGMLSLFSHRADAFTEDDGLLLDVLANQTADAIQSLRSAEEEARHRMERMVASMADGVVLTDEKNDIVVMNPAARRILHVGEEGQGPSNRLLEERLGFQPFQLVRNLEYSGHQVLREDVKLFERTVQTTVTPVNDARGTLRGVCVVLRDITDQKRLEERKDTFVSMVSHELRTPLTSITGALDLVLNRMAGDINERQHRYLSLAKDSAEKLNSIVDDLLDLSKYAQGRLKMSFERIYLEELVQRVVEKYGPAFAEKRIRVVPHLPQHPLRAMVDPNRVNQVLNNLLNNAVKFTPEGGEVRVELRATSSLPGYVVLSCWNSGDPIPEESLERIFDRFEQARTQANRTVRGTGLGLPICRNIVEAHGGRIWSEPSHDGVRFIAVLPTEPPQDVLSQAAVDTLLPAPQPIRADSRGKVLIIEGEPEVGHIMKALLGARGYRVRLAASAEEGLSAARNMHPDVVLVSVRLPDVGVDGLRLAEILRHDPETRRAPLLLTSAFDERQRAFRAGADAFLVRPLAGDKLLATVDSLARGRGGGRHGRVLVVDDDVKIAFICREVLEGLGFEVGVAHSVEEGRRSLRERRPDAVLLDVTLPDGDGFAFLEEIKAERASGHISVIFISARTETSSKVRALKLGGDDYITKPFDALELGARVESMLRRKEQELSSSPTTQLPGSTAIEREVQRRLSARQPFAFCYLDLDNLKAYNDYYGFAKADGVVRQTGDLMREIFQQEGAPGDFLGHVAGDDFVFITSVESVDRVCQKAIEAFDRIIPLYYDRQDRERGHIEAEDRFGEKRHFPIMSVSVVAVMTDGVAHDHAELARRAADMKKRAKAIPGSVYLRSDPERVVRSVTG, encoded by the coding sequence GTGTCCGACCTCCGCCACACGCTGCTCTTCGTCGATGACGAGGCCGACGTCCTGGACATCCTCAGCCGGATGTTCCAGCGACGCTATCGCGTCCTCACCGCTCCCCACGGCAAGGCAGCCCTGGAAATCCTGCGAACCGAGTCCGTGGACGTCCTCGTCACCGACCAGCGCATGCCGGAGATGACCGGCATCGACCTGGTCAACGCCGCTCGCGCGGAGGGCATCGACGTCACCACGCTCCTGCTGACGGCCTACACGGACCCGCAGGACATCATCGCGGCCATCAACCAGGGCCAGGTGTACCGCTACGTCACCAAGCCCTGGGACGTGAACGACCTGCTCATCACCGTGAAGAACGCGGTGGAGTTCGCCCAGCTCAAGAAGGACAAGGAGAAGCTCATCCGCCAGCTGCACCAGCGGGTGGAGGCCCTCTTCGTCCTCTACGAGGTCAGCCGCGCCAGCGCGAACGACCCCGCCAGCTACGACGCCATCATCGACCGCGTCCTCACCGCCGTGGCCCGGGTGCTGCCGTACGACTGCGGCGCGGCCCTCATCGCGCCGGACGGGCAGCGCGGCGCCACCCTGCGCCTGCGCTGCGTGGGCAACGTGGGCGAGGAGGCGCTGCTGGGCGTCAAGGAGTCCATGCTCGGCGCGTACCGCAAGAGCAGCGGCCTGACGCTCCCGGAGGACCGGGTCATCACCCGCGTCACCGGCACCACCACCAAGGACTCCGCGTCCCCGGTCGTCTACCCCAACCAGCTCACGGTGAACCTCACCGCCGCCGGCAAGCCCGTGGGCATGCTGTCGCTGTTCTCCCACCGCGCGGACGCGTTCACGGAGGACGACGGGCTCTTGCTGGACGTGCTCGCCAACCAGACGGCGGACGCCATCCAGTCGCTGCGCTCGGCGGAAGAGGAGGCCCGCCACCGCATGGAGCGCATGGTCGCGTCCATGGCGGACGGCGTGGTGCTCACCGACGAGAAGAACGACATCGTGGTGATGAACCCCGCGGCCCGCCGCATCCTGCACGTGGGTGAGGAGGGGCAGGGGCCCTCGAACCGGCTTCTGGAGGAGCGCCTGGGGTTCCAGCCGTTCCAACTGGTGCGCAACCTGGAGTACAGCGGCCACCAGGTGCTGCGCGAGGACGTGAAGCTCTTCGAGCGCACCGTGCAGACCACCGTGACGCCCGTCAACGACGCGCGCGGCACGCTGCGTGGCGTGTGCGTGGTGCTGCGCGACATCACCGACCAGAAGCGGCTGGAGGAGCGCAAGGACACCTTCGTGTCCATGGTGAGCCACGAGCTGCGCACGCCGCTCACCTCCATCACCGGCGCGTTGGATCTGGTCCTCAACCGGATGGCGGGGGACATCAACGAGCGGCAGCACCGCTACCTGTCCCTGGCCAAGGACTCCGCGGAGAAGCTCAACAGCATCGTGGATGACCTGCTGGACCTGTCGAAGTACGCGCAGGGCCGGCTGAAGATGAGCTTCGAGCGCATCTACCTGGAGGAGCTCGTCCAGCGCGTGGTGGAGAAGTACGGGCCCGCGTTCGCGGAGAAGCGCATCCGCGTGGTGCCGCACCTGCCGCAGCACCCGCTGCGCGCCATGGTGGACCCCAACCGCGTGAACCAGGTGCTCAACAACCTGCTCAACAACGCGGTGAAGTTCACGCCGGAGGGCGGCGAGGTGCGCGTGGAGTTGCGCGCCACGTCCAGCCTGCCCGGCTACGTGGTGCTGTCCTGCTGGAACAGCGGCGACCCCATCCCCGAAGAGAGCCTGGAGCGCATCTTCGACCGCTTCGAGCAGGCCCGCACCCAGGCCAACCGCACCGTGCGCGGCACCGGCCTGGGCCTGCCCATCTGCCGCAACATCGTGGAGGCCCACGGCGGCCGCATCTGGTCCGAGCCTTCGCACGACGGCGTGCGCTTCATCGCCGTGCTCCCCACCGAGCCGCCCCAGGACGTGCTGTCCCAGGCGGCGGTGGACACGCTGCTGCCCGCGCCGCAGCCCATCCGCGCGGACTCGCGCGGCAAGGTGCTCATCATCGAGGGCGAGCCCGAGGTGGGCCACATCATGAAGGCCCTGCTGGGCGCCCGGGGCTACCGGGTGCGCCTGGCGGCCTCGGCGGAGGAGGGGCTGTCCGCCGCGCGCAACATGCACCCGGACGTGGTGCTGGTGTCCGTGCGGCTGCCGGACGTGGGCGTGGATGGCCTGCGCCTGGCGGAGATCCTCCGGCATGATCCGGAGACGCGCCGCGCGCCGCTCCTGCTCACCTCCGCGTTCGATGAGCGCCAGCGCGCCTTCCGGGCCGGCGCGGACGCGTTCCTCGTGCGCCCCCTGGCGGGCGACAAGCTCCTGGCCACGGTGGACTCGCTGGCGCGCGGGCGCGGCGGGGGCCGGCACGGGCGCGTGCTGGTGGTGGATGACGACGTGAAGATCGCGTTCATCTGCCGCGAGGTGCTGGAGGGGCTGGGCTTCGAGGTCGGCGTCGCGCACAGCGTGGAGGAGGGCCGGCGCTCCCTGCGCGAGCGCAGGCCGGACGCGGTGCTCCTGGACGTCACGCTGCCGGACGGCGACGGGTTCGCGTTCCTGGAGGAGATCAAGGCCGAGCGCGCCAGCGGCCACATCTCCGTCATCTTCATCTCCGCGCGCACGGAGACGTCGTCCAAGGTCCGCGCGCTGAAGCTGGGTGGGGACGACTACATCACCAAGCCCTTCGACGCGCTGGAGCTGGGCGCGCGCGTGGAGAGCATGCTGCGGCGCAAGGAGCAGGAGCTGTCCTCGTCGCCCACCACGCAGCTGCCGGGCTCCACCGCCATCGAGCGCGAGGTGCAGCGCCGGCTGAGCGCGCGCCAGCCGTTCGCGTTCTGCTACCTGGACCTGGACAACCTCAAGGCCTACAACGACTACTACGGCTTCGCGAAGGCGGACGGCGTGGTGCGCCAGACGGGCGACCTGATGCGGGAGATCTTCCAGCAGGAGGGCGCCCCGGGGGACTTCCTGGGCCACGTGGCCGGCGACGACTTCGTCTTCATCACCTCCGTGGAGTCCGTGGACCGGGTGTGCCAGAAGGCGATTGAAGCGTTCGACCGGATCATCCCGCTCTACTACGACCGGCAGGACCGGGAGCGCGGCCACATCGAGGCGGAGGACCGCTTCGGGGAGAAGCGCCACTTCCCCATCATGAGCGTGTCCGTGGTGGCGGTGATGACGGACGGCGTGGCGCATGACCACGCGGAGCTGGCCCGCCGCGCCGCGGACATGAAGAAGCGCGCCAAGGCGATCCCCGGGTCCGTCTACCTGCGCAGTGATCCGGAGCGCGTGGTGCGGTCCGTCACCGGATGA
- a CDS encoding ATP-binding protein has product MRLYQQLILFMLAATVLPLAIVGFLLLSRSEHALAQRIDEQQRAIATATAEAVEASLMEVVNGLARSAELLPWERATPDEVRGMLLLLYGQSTTVSAVIEADANGQPLGPAVFRSAEPLEHHPAFDAANVPQLAHAVPVEQFRDGGKGQAALGSAYVHAGSGVAAVAVAVKLGAAENAPYAIAELVFTQLEALLARRANDGQQLDVVDAEGRVVASSQPARRMAALEPELRKALESSLGAEGGRSFQLKDPARRVSVAWVNTLEMGVVVTEDESLALTPVRELRTTVLVSVAGALLVLLALGALFTRRLDRRLSEVVQGAEAYGRGELERRLRVEGQDELSELASTFNRMGEELEASRARLMSWNDDLRVRVEEATAELRAAQLQLVEAQKLAAVGQLGAGVAHEINNPLAGILGNVQLLLLDRSPNDVDFETLRKIEQSAKRCKDITQNLLRFSQQRERPDLRPVDLNAVVRDALSLTENQTRGEGIELVTELNPELPRVKADPGHLSQVVLALLSNARTAMLKTPVKRLTLRTGERDGMCTLEVEDTGKGIAENIRPRIFEPFFTTKDVWSNVGLGLSVAWRIVTEAGGTLEVRSEEGQGARFTVVLPRA; this is encoded by the coding sequence ATGAGGCTCTACCAGCAGCTCATCCTCTTCATGCTCGCCGCGACGGTGCTGCCCCTGGCCATCGTCGGCTTCCTGCTGCTGTCGCGCTCGGAGCATGCGCTCGCCCAGCGCATCGACGAGCAGCAGCGCGCGATCGCCACCGCCACCGCCGAGGCCGTGGAGGCGAGCCTGATGGAGGTCGTCAACGGCCTGGCCCGCTCCGCGGAGCTCCTGCCCTGGGAGCGCGCCACGCCGGACGAGGTGCGCGGCATGCTGCTGCTCCTCTACGGCCAGTCCACCACGGTGAGCGCGGTCATCGAGGCGGACGCGAACGGGCAGCCGCTGGGGCCCGCGGTGTTCCGGAGCGCGGAGCCGCTCGAGCACCACCCCGCGTTCGACGCCGCGAACGTCCCCCAGCTGGCGCACGCGGTGCCGGTGGAGCAGTTCCGGGACGGCGGCAAGGGCCAGGCGGCGCTGGGCAGCGCGTACGTGCACGCGGGCTCGGGCGTGGCCGCGGTGGCGGTGGCGGTGAAGCTGGGGGCGGCGGAGAACGCGCCCTACGCCATCGCGGAGCTCGTCTTCACCCAGCTGGAGGCGCTGCTCGCGCGGCGCGCGAACGACGGGCAGCAGCTGGACGTGGTGGACGCCGAGGGGCGCGTCGTGGCGAGCTCCCAGCCCGCCCGGCGCATGGCCGCGCTGGAGCCGGAGCTGCGCAAGGCGCTGGAGTCCTCCCTGGGCGCGGAAGGCGGGCGCAGCTTCCAGCTGAAGGACCCCGCGCGCCGGGTGAGCGTGGCGTGGGTGAACACGCTGGAGATGGGCGTCGTCGTGACGGAGGACGAGTCCCTGGCGCTGACGCCCGTGCGGGAGCTGCGCACCACGGTGCTCGTGTCCGTGGCGGGCGCGCTGCTGGTGCTGCTGGCGTTGGGCGCGCTCTTCACGCGGCGGCTGGACCGGCGGCTCTCGGAGGTGGTGCAGGGCGCGGAGGCCTATGGCCGCGGCGAGCTGGAGCGCCGCCTGCGCGTGGAGGGCCAGGACGAACTGAGCGAGCTGGCGTCCACCTTCAACCGCATGGGCGAGGAGCTGGAGGCGTCTCGCGCGCGGTTGATGAGCTGGAACGACGACCTGCGCGTCCGGGTGGAGGAGGCCACCGCGGAGCTCCGGGCGGCGCAGCTGCAGCTGGTGGAGGCGCAGAAGCTGGCGGCGGTGGGCCAGCTGGGCGCGGGCGTGGCGCACGAAATCAACAACCCGCTGGCCGGCATCCTGGGCAACGTGCAGCTCCTGCTGCTGGACCGGTCGCCGAATGACGTGGACTTCGAGACGCTGCGCAAGATCGAGCAGAGCGCCAAGCGCTGCAAGGACATCACCCAGAACCTGCTGCGCTTCTCCCAGCAGCGCGAGCGCCCGGACCTGCGGCCCGTGGACCTGAACGCGGTGGTGCGCGACGCGCTGAGCCTCACGGAGAACCAGACGCGCGGGGAGGGCATCGAGCTGGTGACGGAGTTGAACCCGGAGCTGCCTCGCGTGAAGGCGGACCCCGGGCACCTGTCGCAGGTGGTGTTGGCGCTCCTGTCCAACGCGCGCACCGCGATGCTGAAGACGCCGGTGAAGCGGCTCACCCTGCGCACCGGCGAGCGCGACGGGATGTGCACCCTGGAGGTGGAGGACACCGGCAAGGGCATCGCGGAGAACATCCGGCCGCGCATCTTCGAGCCCTTCTTCACCACCAAGGACGTCTGGTCCAATGTGGGCCTGGGGCTGAGCGTCGCGTGGCGCATCGTCACGGAGGCTGGGGGGACGCTGGAGGTCCGCTCGGAAGAAGGGCAGGGGGCCCGGTTCACCGTGGTGCTGCCCCGGGCATGA
- a CDS encoding FecR domain-containing protein → MAAPPSRRRQAPFLIGLVLILAALPVGWFVFLREPPAPLPPPEPPRPVVTAAEAKKVVELVLSSFEGDVQVRHGEGPWESASKDMPLRPTDVVRTGRGSWAVVLNGESVELRMEADTEISVEELSDELSKVLLGSGLATATVRGRPNVRHTFVLKAKNGDAEASTSQGTFTMSNNGKGTVSVGTREGDVKLTGKEGKFVIVRAGQRSIVRPGQAPTEPDAIPSTVFLKMEWPTRKKQRKAELAVTGHTDPGNRVMVDGVSVPTDADGRFTLNVSLKDGTNTVQVTAVGVGGARQEEKRDLRLDTGPIMDVENPWGTTGGSAP, encoded by the coding sequence ATGGCTGCTCCCCCATCCCGCAGGCGACAGGCGCCGTTCCTCATCGGGCTCGTGCTCATCCTGGCCGCGCTGCCGGTGGGCTGGTTCGTCTTCCTGCGGGAGCCTCCCGCGCCGCTGCCGCCGCCCGAGCCTCCGCGCCCTGTCGTCACGGCGGCGGAGGCGAAGAAGGTGGTGGAGCTGGTGCTGAGTTCGTTCGAAGGCGACGTGCAGGTGCGGCACGGCGAAGGGCCCTGGGAGTCCGCCAGCAAGGACATGCCGCTGCGGCCCACGGACGTGGTGCGCACCGGCCGCGGGTCCTGGGCGGTGGTGCTCAACGGCGAGTCCGTGGAGCTGCGCATGGAGGCCGACACGGAGATCTCCGTGGAGGAGCTGTCGGACGAGCTGTCGAAGGTGCTGCTGGGCAGCGGTCTTGCCACCGCCACCGTGCGGGGCCGCCCCAACGTCCGCCACACCTTCGTGCTGAAGGCGAAGAACGGCGACGCGGAGGCCAGCACGTCCCAGGGTACCTTCACCATGAGCAACAACGGCAAGGGCACCGTGAGCGTGGGCACGCGCGAGGGCGACGTGAAGCTGACCGGCAAGGAGGGCAAGTTCGTCATCGTCCGCGCCGGCCAGCGGTCCATCGTCCGCCCCGGTCAGGCCCCCACCGAGCCCGACGCCATCCCCAGCACCGTGTTCCTGAAGATGGAGTGGCCCACGCGCAAGAAGCAGCGCAAGGCGGAGCTCGCCGTGACCGGCCATACCGACCCGGGCAACCGGGTGATGGTGGACGGCGTCAGCGTGCCCACCGACGCGGACGGAAGGTTCACGCTGAACGTCTCCCTCAAGGATGGCACCAACACCGTTCAGGTGACCGCCGTGGGCGTGGGCGGCGCGCGTCAGGAGGAAAAGCGTGACCTGCGGCTCGACACGGGGCCGATCATGGATGTCGAGAACCCGTGGGGTACCACCGGAGGTTCCGCGCCCTGA
- a CDS encoding Ig-like domain-containing protein, with protein sequence MVLLCAPVWAASLELLGPDAPVPPEGFVVAVVRRDATGQPVAFSPASVTAEGAELKPGPGSLPLRTYVVVPKAQAREVVVRVKGDGEEAQARYDVGPPASRMELSLEPSLPVKGRDKEATLTVKRLRPDGTPDDSGAPPVLRASTGQLEGLQHIGPGTYIARYVLPPTRFPEAAILVALSAWPHPQSVHGAYGRLLVPLAASVNLPGRSEPGGQVSLEVAGTRFGPVPVDASGRFVLPLVVPPGYPLARGEVRDDSGHVERIAIDLQLPPTDGLACVLNPQRLPADGVSQARLLCATSDPKGLPVADARVTVKAKYGRLEGPIRDTNGMLEWRYTAPRALAADERIDAAWPQRGPGSRESLPMQLVQGAVRDVTVSLSEPVVHAGSVARVGVAARDAAGQPRPEAKVVVVSREGTVGPAVESPPGTFTVPWTAPENGARSSTDVTVRAYGPVGTEPARLAVWRADAGLVAGVVDLAGWPVPHQPLRVNGAERVTGEDGTLFVSAMVPGKVRVSHAVWSGLDVTVHVLGTQGPVFPASAPLVPAPVVQRVEVAPPLPINVRVRVEGARVTCWAEDPSGNVLKERPLHVALSEGEKGDLSVQDGLTRFTVHGAKGPVSVSVADVRTGVTAVEEVRP encoded by the coding sequence ATCGTCTTGCTTTGTGCCCCGGTCTGGGCGGCTTCGCTGGAGCTGCTCGGCCCGGACGCGCCCGTGCCGCCAGAGGGCTTCGTGGTCGCGGTGGTGCGCCGGGACGCCACGGGCCAACCGGTGGCGTTCAGCCCGGCATCGGTGACCGCGGAGGGCGCGGAGCTCAAGCCCGGACCGGGGTCCCTCCCGCTGCGCACCTACGTCGTGGTGCCGAAGGCCCAGGCGCGCGAGGTGGTGGTGCGCGTGAAGGGCGACGGCGAGGAGGCCCAGGCCCGCTATGACGTGGGGCCGCCCGCGAGCCGGATGGAGCTGTCGCTGGAGCCCTCGCTTCCGGTGAAGGGCCGCGACAAGGAGGCGACGCTCACCGTGAAGCGGCTTCGGCCGGACGGCACGCCGGATGACAGCGGCGCACCGCCGGTGCTGCGCGCGAGCACCGGGCAGCTGGAGGGGCTTCAGCACATCGGGCCGGGCACGTACATCGCTCGGTACGTGCTGCCCCCCACGCGATTCCCCGAGGCGGCCATCCTCGTCGCGCTGTCCGCATGGCCGCATCCACAGTCGGTGCATGGCGCGTACGGGCGACTCCTGGTGCCGCTGGCTGCGTCGGTGAACCTGCCTGGCCGGAGCGAGCCCGGAGGTCAGGTGTCACTGGAGGTGGCCGGGACGCGCTTCGGGCCCGTGCCGGTGGACGCGTCCGGGCGCTTCGTGCTGCCGCTGGTGGTGCCGCCCGGCTACCCGCTGGCGCGCGGTGAAGTGAGGGACGACTCGGGCCACGTGGAGCGCATCGCCATCGACCTCCAGTTGCCGCCTACGGATGGCCTCGCGTGCGTGCTCAACCCGCAGCGGTTGCCCGCGGACGGCGTGTCCCAGGCCCGGCTGCTGTGCGCGACGAGTGATCCGAAGGGGCTCCCCGTGGCGGATGCGCGCGTCACGGTGAAGGCGAAGTACGGCCGGCTGGAGGGGCCCATTCGCGACACGAACGGGATGCTGGAGTGGCGCTACACGGCGCCGCGCGCGCTCGCGGCGGATGAGCGCATCGACGCGGCGTGGCCTCAGCGGGGCCCCGGCTCACGCGAGTCGCTGCCGATGCAGCTGGTGCAGGGCGCGGTGCGCGACGTGACGGTGTCGCTGTCCGAGCCGGTGGTGCACGCGGGGTCGGTGGCGCGGGTGGGGGTGGCGGCGCGGGACGCGGCCGGGCAGCCCCGGCCGGAGGCGAAGGTGGTGGTCGTCTCTCGCGAAGGCACCGTGGGGCCCGCGGTGGAGTCCCCGCCGGGGACCTTCACGGTTCCCTGGACCGCGCCGGAGAACGGGGCCCGGTCGAGCACGGATGTGACGGTGCGCGCGTACGGCCCGGTGGGGACGGAGCCCGCACGGCTCGCGGTGTGGCGGGCGGACGCGGGGCTCGTCGCGGGCGTGGTGGACCTGGCGGGCTGGCCGGTGCCCCATCAGCCGCTGCGGGTGAACGGCGCGGAGCGGGTGACGGGGGAGGACGGGACGCTGTTCGTGAGCGCGATGGTCCCCGGCAAGGTGCGCGTGTCGCATGCCGTGTGGTCAGGGCTCGACGTCACGGTGCATGTGCTGGGGACGCAAGGACCGGTGTTCCCGGCGTCCGCGCCGCTGGTGCCCGCGCCCGTCGTGCAGCGCGTGGAGGTGGCGCCGCCGCTGCCGATCAACGTGCGGGTGCGGGTGGAGGGCGCGCGGGTGACGTGCTGGGCGGAGGACCCGAGCGGGAACGTGCTGAAGGAGCGCCCGCTGCACGTCGCGCTGTCCGAAGGTGAGAAGGGGGACCTGTCCGTGCAGGACGGGCTCACGCGCTTCACCGTGCACGGCGCGAAGGGCCCCGTGAGCGTGTCCGTGGCGGACGTGCGCACCGGCGTGACGGCGGTGGAAGAGGTGCGGCCTTGA